One genomic window of Thermoanaerobaculia bacterium includes the following:
- a CDS encoding DUF3108 domain-containing protein produces MSRRAAALLLVLAAAGGPASGQTANPPFAGETLRYAMSWKIFSGGIMTISVSDPIVLEGRPAYKIELSAISNDFISNFFLVRDSITSWVDRATLQSLRYEKHSVEGKRVDDERIDFDLVEKIATRENGRKIPFETPVFDSLSSVYYLRTRSLVPGEPIDLQVVSGKHAYRLEVDVLGLESVKTPAGTFLARKVHPKMKEEGLLKKGGDLWIWFADDARRTPVMIKSKLNFGMLTARLESGP; encoded by the coding sequence CCTCGTGCTCGCGGCCGCCGGCGGCCCGGCGAGCGGCCAGACGGCGAATCCTCCCTTCGCGGGGGAGACGCTGCGGTACGCGATGTCGTGGAAGATCTTCTCCGGCGGCATCATGACGATCTCCGTCTCGGATCCGATCGTCCTCGAGGGGCGGCCCGCGTACAAGATCGAGCTCTCGGCGATCTCGAACGACTTCATCTCGAACTTCTTCCTCGTCCGGGACTCGATCACGTCCTGGGTCGACCGGGCGACGCTCCAGTCGCTCCGCTACGAGAAGCACTCGGTCGAAGGCAAGCGCGTCGACGACGAGCGGATCGACTTCGACCTCGTGGAGAAGATCGCGACCCGCGAGAACGGGCGGAAGATCCCGTTCGAGACGCCGGTCTTCGACTCGCTCTCTTCGGTCTACTACCTGCGCACCCGTTCTCTCGTTCCGGGAGAGCCCATCGACCTCCAGGTCGTGTCCGGAAAGCACGCGTACCGGCTCGAGGTCGACGTCCTGGGGCTCGAAAGCGTGAAGACTCCCGCCGGGACGTTCCTCGCCCGGAAAGTGCACCCGAAGATGAAGGAGGAAGGGCTCCTCAAGAAGGGGGGCGATCTCTGGATCTGGTTCGCCGACGACGCGCGAAGGACTCCCGTCATGATCAAGTCGAAGCTGAACTTCGGGATGCTGACCGCCCGGCTCGAAAGCGGCCCGTGA